In the Paenibacillus sp. FSL H7-0357 genome, one interval contains:
- a CDS encoding FAD-dependent oxidoreductase, protein MNHISAIKDSLNLTADVLVIGGGPAGTWAALTAAAKGAKVILADKGYCGSSGATAPSGTGVWYVQPDAVLREEAKASRYSMGGKLAEHRWMDRVLDRTYDNMNRLGISGYPFPLDEQGNPYRRSLQGPEYMRLMRKLVKRAGVKILDHSPVLELLADGHGVAGAAGVQTQSGETWSVQAGAVVIATGGCAFLSKALGCNVLTGDGYLFAAEAGASLSGMEFSNAYAICPTFSSVTKTAYYSYASFYYEDGSVVEGAGSKKGRSVIARNLLAGRQVFAKLDGAPEDLRPLLRVAQTNFFLPFDRRGIDPFKDAFPVTLRLEGTVRGTGGIRITDENCSTGVPGLYAAGDAATRELICGGFTGGGSHNAAWAMSSGSFAGEGAAAYALELGKHAAHRTPAGLSSSPLVHQQVKPGAAARASEAVAAVQAEVKPYDINLFRTEQGLTSSLERLDGLWKEQRSREIQRTPEGVKAREAEAMTATARWMYSSALARTETRGMHKREDYKETDNGQHHRLISGGLDQVWVKTEEVAKESVLL, encoded by the coding sequence ATGAATCATATTTCGGCAATAAAGGACTCTTTGAATCTGACGGCGGATGTACTGGTGATCGGCGGAGGTCCCGCAGGAACATGGGCGGCCCTAACGGCTGCGGCTAAAGGGGCGAAGGTCATTCTTGCCGATAAGGGCTATTGCGGCTCCAGCGGGGCAACCGCCCCGTCAGGTACAGGGGTCTGGTATGTGCAGCCGGACGCCGTACTGCGTGAAGAGGCGAAGGCCAGCCGCTATTCCATGGGCGGAAAGCTGGCGGAGCACCGCTGGATGGACCGGGTGCTGGACCGCACCTACGACAATATGAACCGGCTGGGCATTTCGGGGTATCCCTTCCCGCTGGATGAACAGGGCAACCCATACCGCAGAAGCCTGCAGGGACCGGAATATATGCGGCTAATGCGCAAGCTGGTCAAGAGAGCGGGTGTGAAGATTCTGGACCATAGCCCGGTGCTGGAGCTGTTGGCCGACGGGCACGGTGTAGCCGGAGCAGCCGGAGTGCAGACCCAGAGCGGGGAGACCTGGAGCGTTCAGGCGGGGGCAGTGGTGATCGCGACCGGAGGCTGCGCCTTCCTGAGCAAAGCGCTGGGCTGCAACGTCCTCACCGGTGACGGCTATTTGTTCGCCGCCGAGGCCGGAGCGAGCCTCTCAGGCATGGAATTCTCCAATGCCTATGCCATCTGCCCGACCTTCTCGTCAGTGACGAAGACGGCCTATTACAGCTATGCGAGCTTCTATTATGAGGACGGCAGCGTAGTGGAAGGGGCAGGCTCCAAGAAAGGCCGCTCGGTTATTGCCCGGAATCTGCTGGCGGGCCGCCAGGTATTCGCCAAGCTGGACGGTGCCCCAGAGGATCTGAGACCGCTGCTGAGAGTCGCGCAGACGAACTTCTTCCTGCCCTTTGACCGCCGGGGAATCGATCCCTTCAAGGACGCTTTTCCGGTGACGCTGCGGCTGGAAGGTACAGTCCGCGGCACAGGCGGCATTCGCATTACGGATGAGAACTGCAGCACCGGCGTTCCGGGATTATATGCCGCCGGGGATGCGGCTACCCGCGAGCTGATCTGCGGCGGCTTCACCGGAGGCGGCAGTCACAATGCCGCCTGGGCCATGTCTTCCGGCTCCTTCGCCGGAGAAGGTGCGGCGGCTTATGCGCTGGAGCTTGGGAAACATGCGGCGCACCGCACACCAGCAGGGCTGTCCTCCTCGCCGCTGGTTCACCAGCAGGTGAAGCCGGGAGCGGCAGCCAGAGCGTCTGAGGCGGTGGCCGCTGTACAGGCAGAGGTCAAACCCTACGACATCAATTTGTTCCGTACCGAGCAGGGGCTGACCTCTTCGCTGGAACGCTTGGACGGACTGTGGAAAGAGCAGCGGAGCCGGGAAATCCAGCGTACACCGGAGGGGGTTAAAGCGCGCGAGGCGGAAGCGATGACGGCTACGGCGCGCTGGATGTACAGCTCTGCACTTGCCCGGACAGAGACCCGGGGGATGCATAAGCGGGAGGATTACAAGGAAACGGATAACGGTCAGCATCACCGGCTGATCAGCGGGGGATTGGATCAGGTCTGGGTGAAAACAGAAGAGGTTGCGAAGGAGAGTGTACTGTTGTGA
- a CDS encoding ABC transporter permease — protein MSDGIEAVVKAAKGAREARDYSGTAPITARNNAGRLPSFRLKSLLADWGTGAAIPVAVLAVWQIAGSTGLVSSEFLPAPLSILSAFAGLAGTGELTQHLGVSIGRAGLGFLIGGLLGLLFGVLTGLFRSAEYLLDPSVQVLRLVPHLAIAPLFILWFGFGEISKTVIIMSGSFFPLYINTFMGIRGVDNKLFEVARVLGFSHIQRLRRLILPAALPGILLGLRLSMAVAWIGLVVAELIGSQSGVGFLINEAKQNSNTEVIFVGIIIFAVVGKLIDSLFRAIERKFLYWRDSYQG, from the coding sequence ATGAGCGATGGAATAGAGGCGGTAGTCAAGGCTGCCAAAGGGGCAAGGGAGGCGCGTGATTATAGCGGTACGGCACCTATTACTGCGCGTAATAATGCGGGAAGACTCCCTTCCTTCCGCTTGAAATCCCTTCTTGCAGATTGGGGAACCGGAGCCGCAATTCCGGTTGCGGTCTTAGCTGTTTGGCAGATTGCCGGAAGCACCGGACTGGTTTCATCGGAATTTCTGCCGGCGCCGCTGTCGATTCTTTCGGCCTTTGCGGGCCTTGCGGGTACCGGGGAGCTTACCCAACATTTGGGTGTCAGTATCGGGAGGGCGGGTCTCGGTTTTCTGATTGGCGGCCTTCTAGGTCTGCTGTTCGGGGTGTTGACCGGGCTGTTCCGCAGTGCAGAGTACCTGCTGGACCCGAGTGTCCAGGTGCTGCGGCTGGTTCCGCATCTGGCGATTGCGCCGCTGTTTATTCTCTGGTTCGGCTTTGGCGAAATCTCGAAGACCGTCATTATTATGAGCGGCTCGTTTTTTCCGCTTTATATCAATACTTTTATGGGCATCCGGGGTGTGGACAACAAGCTGTTTGAGGTCGCCCGGGTATTGGGCTTCAGCCATATACAGAGGCTGCGGCGGCTCATTCTGCCTGCGGCGCTGCCCGGCATTCTGCTCGGCCTGCGTCTTTCGATGGCGGTGGCCTGGATTGGCCTTGTCGTCGCCGAGTTGATCGGCTCGCAGTCGGGGGTGGGATTTCTGATTAATGAGGCGAAGCAGAACTCCAATACGGAAGTCATTTTTGTAGGCATTATCATTTTTGCGGTGGTTGGCAAGCTGATTGACTCTTTGTTCCGCGCCATTGAGCGCAAATTCCTGTACTGGCGTGACAGCTATCAAGGCTAA
- a CDS encoding ABC transporter substrate-binding protein, translating to MKTYREIQGGWGRGIRFTLIASVVMVMLVLQACGNNAGSGKEASSAAGGGTNTAEAAGGETAGNAPAVLSFGFIGSNKLNVPGGAEGWGFHKGIIQEELKKYGITEVKLTGFPNGPDQTESLISGRLDFGSLGDTPAIIAYASGAKTRLISQSSAHTVGYLIGKKDGPKTVKDLQGKTIAIQKGSFMHRYVVGLLQQEGVTGYKLVHMLIPDATAALARGDVDATTNLGVPALKLIDEGYTHLDDASKHPDLLGSSATVVSEEYLEKFPDFPKVWNAAREKALADLKQHEEEYYEFLAEIGDTTPELAKQVNPISDIKDTAFTEDGLKLLQGTKNFLVEEKLAKKDFNISDWQLQ from the coding sequence ATGAAAACGTACAGAGAGATTCAAGGCGGATGGGGAAGAGGGATTCGCTTCACACTTATCGCAAGTGTGGTTATGGTCATGCTGGTGCTTCAGGCTTGCGGAAATAATGCAGGCTCCGGCAAGGAGGCTTCTTCGGCAGCGGGAGGCGGCACCAATACTGCAGAGGCGGCGGGTGGTGAGACAGCCGGTAATGCTCCTGCTGTACTGAGTTTCGGCTTTATCGGCTCGAATAAGCTGAACGTTCCGGGAGGCGCGGAAGGCTGGGGGTTCCATAAAGGCATTATCCAGGAGGAATTGAAGAAATACGGTATTACCGAAGTGAAGCTGACCGGCTTCCCGAACGGTCCGGACCAGACGGAATCGCTGATTAGCGGCAGACTGGATTTCGGCAGTCTAGGGGACACTCCGGCCATTATAGCTTATGCCTCCGGCGCAAAAACACGCCTGATCTCACAATCCTCAGCCCATACCGTCGGCTACCTGATCGGCAAGAAGGACGGGCCGAAGACCGTAAAGGATCTTCAGGGTAAAACTATTGCTATTCAAAAAGGCTCCTTCATGCACCGCTATGTGGTCGGCCTGCTCCAGCAGGAGGGCGTCACAGGTTATAAGCTGGTTCATATGCTGATTCCCGATGCTACGGCGGCACTTGCACGGGGAGATGTGGATGCTACGACCAATCTCGGTGTTCCGGCATTGAAGCTGATTGATGAAGGCTACACCCATCTGGATGATGCTTCGAAGCATCCTGATCTGCTCGGCTCCAGCGCTACCGTTGTGTCGGAGGAATATCTGGAGAAATTCCCGGATTTCCCGAAGGTTTGGAATGCGGCGCGGGAGAAGGCATTGGCCGATCTGAAGCAGCATGAAGAGGAGTATTACGAATTCCTGGCCGAAATCGGCGATACCACACCCGAGCTGGCGAAGCAGGTGAATCCGATCAGCGATATCAAGGATACCGCCTTCACTGAAGATGGCTTAAAGCTGCTCCAGGGTACGAAGAACTTCCTGGTGGAGGAGAAGCTGGCCAAAAAGGATTTCAATATCAGCGATTGGCAGCTCCAATAA
- a CDS encoding ABC transporter ATP-binding protein, with product MGEALLSITHLNKSFDAAGGQVQALHEVDLHVEEGEFITVIGPSGCGKSTLLRIVAGLDTGYTGSVTLEGEEIGGPGIDKGFIFQEHRLFPWLTVEKNIASDLPLGRPDIRQKVDELIELVKLTGFEKSYPRELSGGMAQRVAIARALLRNPKILLLDEPFGALDAFTRAHMQTVLLDIWRRNRTTMIFVTHDIDEAVFLGNRVVILEPRPGKIRKVVPVDLPYPRKKTTTSFQELRLKVLNYFEKVDELELTDGAGI from the coding sequence ATGGGTGAAGCTTTGCTGTCTATTACGCATTTGAACAAGAGCTTTGATGCAGCGGGCGGGCAGGTACAGGCACTGCATGAGGTTGATCTGCATGTAGAGGAAGGCGAATTTATTACAGTGATTGGACCCAGCGGCTGCGGCAAAAGCACGCTGCTGCGCATCGTCGCCGGTCTGGATACCGGTTATACCGGCAGTGTGACTCTCGAAGGTGAGGAGATTGGCGGTCCGGGTATTGATAAGGGGTTTATCTTTCAGGAGCATCGCCTGTTTCCCTGGCTTACCGTGGAGAAGAATATCGCCTCCGACCTGCCGCTCGGCAGGCCGGACATCCGGCAGAAGGTGGATGAGCTGATTGAACTGGTGAAACTGACCGGCTTCGAAAAGTCCTATCCCCGCGAGCTGTCGGGAGGGATGGCCCAGCGTGTGGCGATTGCCCGGGCGCTGCTGCGGAATCCAAAGATCCTGCTGCTCGACGAGCCGTTTGGCGCTCTGGATGCATTTACCCGGGCGCATATGCAGACGGTGCTGCTGGACATTTGGCGGCGGAACCGGACCACGATGATTTTTGTAACCCATGACATTGATGAAGCTGTCTTTCTGGGCAACCGGGTAGTCATTCTGGAGCCGCGCCCGGGCAAAATCCGCAAGGTCGTTCCGGTCGATCTGCCTTATCCGCGCAAGAAGACGACTACCTCTTTTCAAGAGCTGCGTCTGAAGGTGCTGAATTATTTCGAGAAGGTGGATGAGCTTGAGCTGACTGACGGGGCAGGGATTTAA
- a CDS encoding TIR domain-containing protein: MTRPKLFIGSSRESIRYARAIHEQLKREAEVNPWYANAFRANEYTMEALERHLDESDFAVFVFSPDDVAQIRGKYYYVTRDNTQFEMGLFWARLRRRRVFCLLPDRVAPRTDLIPGKNIEEYHLLSDLSGLTPLEYEWQHDNPVAAVDVSCGKILDIIQEQGSYRDPLKELEHLGLELRRKESILHFFWQYNSNVAGAQGGEKYQALSEAIRNSFLPPGQCRVIGAALWRESEKEGLIQVGGNVGRGHCYPFSLSEDKGKRPGVLDAYLSKEWTFFQRTEVAEVYILCYPLGEQHVLSVHFSGNDGLSAEDLTAVVAYNRDLFRTVNYLVGGD, from the coding sequence GTGACCAGACCCAAACTATTCATCGGATCATCCAGGGAATCCATCCGTTACGCCCGGGCGATCCACGAACAGCTAAAGCGAGAAGCCGAGGTTAATCCTTGGTATGCCAATGCCTTCCGTGCGAATGAATATACGATGGAGGCGCTGGAGAGACATCTGGATGAAAGCGATTTTGCCGTATTCGTCTTTTCACCTGATGATGTGGCTCAAATCCGCGGCAAATATTATTATGTCACCCGTGATAATACACAGTTCGAAATGGGGCTGTTCTGGGCCAGGCTGCGGCGCAGACGTGTCTTTTGCCTGCTTCCGGACCGGGTAGCCCCGCGCACGGATTTGATTCCCGGCAAGAATATCGAAGAGTATCATCTCTTATCCGATCTGTCCGGGCTCACCCCGCTGGAGTATGAATGGCAGCATGATAATCCGGTGGCAGCCGTTGATGTCAGCTGCGGGAAGATCCTGGACATTATTCAGGAGCAGGGGAGCTACCGCGATCCCCTGAAGGAATTGGAACATTTGGGCTTGGAGCTTAGGCGCAAGGAAAGTATCCTTCATTTCTTCTGGCAATATAATAGTAATGTGGCCGGAGCTCAGGGTGGAGAGAAATACCAGGCGCTCAGCGAGGCTATCCGCAATTCCTTTCTGCCGCCCGGACAATGCCGGGTGATTGGCGCCGCGCTCTGGCGGGAAAGTGAGAAGGAAGGTCTGATACAGGTTGGAGGAAATGTGGGCCGTGGGCATTGTTACCCTTTTTCATTAAGTGAAGACAAAGGGAAACGGCCCGGTGTGCTCGATGCTTATCTGAGCAAGGAATGGACCTTTTTTCAGCGTACTGAAGTTGCCGAGGTATATATCCTATGCTATCCTTTAGGTGAGCAGCATGTCCTTTCTGTGCATTTCTCGGGAAACGACGGGCTGTCTGCGGAGGATCTTACCGCAGTGGTTGCTTACAACCGCGATTTGTTCCGTACCGTCAATTATTTAGTGGGAGGGGACTAG
- a CDS encoding ABC transporter permease — translation MSNRAIAARTPGRPGKAAIAGLGMLLPGSVLILWQTLGHYGMISEMLFPTPYTIAQSFISLASTGDLWSNLRISVIRALSGFLLGGGLGLLFGVLVGLFRRSEKLLDPSLQMIRMIPSLAVVPLFILWFGIGEESKVLLIAKGAFFPVYINTFMGIRGTDNKLFEVSRVLGFSRMQQILRLVLPAAVPNIMLGVRLSLGLSWLGLVVAELIASTSGIGYMMSDARQFADTPVVFVGIIIFAAAGLLSDTIVRLIERRLLRWRDSYQG, via the coding sequence ATGAGCAATCGGGCCATCGCGGCCAGAACCCCCGGAAGACCCGGGAAAGCGGCCATTGCCGGACTTGGTATGCTGCTGCCGGGAAGTGTGCTGATTCTGTGGCAGACCCTTGGACATTATGGAATGATCTCGGAGATGCTGTTCCCGACCCCTTATACCATTGCCCAGTCGTTCATCTCGCTCGCTTCCACCGGAGACCTCTGGAGCAACCTCCGGATCAGCGTGATCCGGGCATTGTCAGGATTTCTGCTCGGCGGCGGTCTTGGCCTGCTGTTCGGTGTACTGGTCGGGCTGTTCCGCAGATCGGAGAAGCTGCTGGATCCCTCCCTGCAAATGATCCGGATGATACCGAGTCTGGCCGTAGTGCCGTTGTTCATCCTGTGGTTTGGCATCGGGGAAGAATCCAAGGTGCTGCTGATTGCCAAAGGAGCTTTTTTTCCGGTATACATCAATACGTTTATGGGCATCCGCGGGACTGACAACAAGCTGTTTGAAGTATCCAGGGTGCTTGGCTTCAGCCGGATGCAGCAGATTCTCCGGCTGGTGCTGCCGGCGGCGGTCCCGAACATAATGCTTGGCGTCCGCCTGTCGCTGGGCTTGTCCTGGCTGGGATTGGTAGTGGCTGAGCTGATTGCATCCACTTCAGGAATCGGATACATGATGTCCGACGCCCGCCAGTTTGCAGACACGCCTGTAGTGTTCGTGGGAATTATTATATTTGCCGCTGCCGGCCTGCTGAGTGATACCATAGTCCGTCTGATCGAACGGCGGCTGCTGAGATGGCGGGACAGCTATCAAGGATAG
- a CDS encoding LLM class flavin-dependent oxidoreductase, producing the protein MNNSVPQENVPEFEFGIYTLGDIVTDCHTGQTISPRQRLHEVIAAAKLADEAGLDVFGVGEHHRLDFVISSVPVVLAAISQATKRIKLTSATTVLSTIDPVRVFEDFATLDLLSDGRAEIISGRGAFLESFPLFGYELEDYKKLFAENLDLLLELNQHEVMNWEGTFRSPLKNAEIAPRPLQRKLPLWVGIGGSAESAERAGTLGIGMAIAILSGSPEPFQNLAETYRRSGAKAGHAPEDLKIAITSHGYIAKTSQQALDEYYPYYYSYRNAISPHPGQEYGVSRSDFGRFVSPVNTLAVGSPQQIIEKILYQHELFGHNRFMTQLDIGGLPFNKVATAIELLATEVAPVVRREIAKKRSSRSSHQEI; encoded by the coding sequence ATGAATAACAGCGTTCCGCAAGAAAACGTGCCGGAGTTTGAATTCGGTATTTACACACTCGGCGATATCGTAACCGATTGCCATACAGGTCAGACCATCAGCCCCCGGCAGCGTCTCCATGAAGTCATCGCAGCGGCTAAGCTGGCTGATGAGGCTGGGCTGGACGTGTTCGGTGTCGGTGAGCATCACCGGCTTGATTTTGTCATCTCCTCGGTGCCGGTTGTACTCGCGGCAATTTCGCAGGCCACGAAACGGATCAAGCTGACTAGCGCCACAACGGTGCTGAGCACCATTGATCCGGTACGGGTCTTCGAAGACTTCGCCACACTCGATCTGCTGTCGGACGGCCGGGCGGAGATCATCTCCGGACGCGGTGCTTTTCTGGAATCCTTCCCCCTGTTCGGATACGAGCTGGAAGATTACAAGAAGCTGTTCGCGGAGAACCTTGATCTGCTGCTGGAGCTCAATCAGCATGAAGTCATGAACTGGGAGGGAACCTTCCGCTCCCCGCTGAAGAATGCCGAGATTGCCCCGCGGCCTTTGCAGCGGAAGCTCCCGCTCTGGGTCGGCATTGGCGGTTCGGCCGAAAGTGCCGAAAGAGCCGGTACGCTTGGTATTGGGATGGCTATCGCCATTCTCAGCGGCAGTCCTGAACCCTTTCAGAATCTTGCCGAAACCTACCGCAGAAGCGGAGCCAAAGCCGGTCATGCCCCAGAGGACTTAAAGATCGCCATCACCAGCCACGGATATATTGCGAAGACGTCACAGCAGGCGCTGGACGAGTACTATCCTTACTATTACAGTTACCGCAATGCCATCAGTCCGCATCCGGGCCAGGAGTACGGAGTATCCCGCAGCGATTTCGGGCGTTTCGTCTCTCCTGTTAACACGCTTGCCGTTGGCAGTCCGCAACAGATTATAGAGAAAATCCTGTACCAGCATGAGCTGTTCGGCCATAACCGCTTCATGACCCAGCTGGACATCGGCGGACTCCCCTTCAACAAGGTAGCGACGGCTATTGAGCTGCTAGCCACCGAGGTGGCACCGGTCGTGCGGCGGGAAATTGCCAAGAAGCGTAGCAGCCGGTCTTCGCACCAGGAGATCTAA
- a CDS encoding 4Fe-4S dicluster domain-containing protein — protein MIEVISAARCVECNQCVSVCPTNVFDRVENGIPVIARQSDCQTCFMCELYCPTDALYVAPDSEELTGVTEAELEQQGLLGGYREKVGWGKGRQPVASHDFMYKLAARAGF, from the coding sequence GTGATTGAAGTCATCAGCGCTGCCAGGTGTGTAGAGTGCAATCAATGTGTGTCTGTCTGTCCGACGAACGTCTTTGACCGGGTGGAGAACGGAATTCCTGTCATTGCCCGGCAAAGCGATTGTCAGACCTGCTTCATGTGTGAGCTGTATTGCCCTACAGATGCTTTATACGTAGCGCCGGATTCCGAAGAGCTTACCGGTGTGACGGAGGCGGAACTGGAGCAGCAGGGACTGCTTGGCGGTTACCGCGAGAAGGTCGGTTGGGGCAAGGGCAGACAGCCGGTGGCAAGTCACGACTTTATGTATAAACTGGCGGCCAGAGCGGGGTTCTGA
- a CDS encoding FAD-binding protein — MPQQQQITTDVLVLGGGPAGAWAAWNAASLGAQVILADKGYLGTSGATAPGGTTLLVIPPVAELREAAVQARLKAGGYLSENAWIHRVLDQVEQSLERVEAWGYPFPKDEAGNPLRTHLHGPEYMKIMRRVVRKAGVKIWDQSPALELLHDEHGVGGARGINRLTGEAWEVRANAVVMATGGCAFLSKGLGCNVLTGEGLLMSAEAGADLSGMEFSRQYAPSFEGGTVTRGRMLAWATFYDAAGKPLHQGDRNFGSIPELMQKGPVYASLDLADTAEKREFLRRAHPIFFMPLERAGIDPFKDKFPLTLRYEGTMRGTGGLRLTGTDCATTVPGLYAAGDAASREKVTGAISGGGAYNASWAICSGSWAGQGAARHALSQPRQADTRQLTAAGRYGLPAGADAPETLEARPLIAAVQREILPLQINYFRSEPVVAAALKRLDSLMPYLAGRPPATVQGIVQSREAAAMLNVGRWIYTAALARKESRGLQRLAEYPELDIRQTHRLILSGIDRIGISTERVPHAHELNVRREGQAI, encoded by the coding sequence ATGCCGCAGCAGCAGCAAATAACAACGGATGTGCTTGTGCTGGGCGGAGGTCCAGCCGGGGCATGGGCGGCATGGAACGCAGCCTCACTGGGAGCGCAGGTCATCCTGGCGGATAAAGGGTATCTGGGAACGAGCGGCGCCACGGCTCCGGGCGGCACTACGCTGCTCGTGATCCCGCCGGTAGCCGAGCTGCGTGAAGCGGCGGTTCAGGCCAGGCTTAAAGCCGGAGGGTACCTCTCGGAGAATGCCTGGATACACCGTGTGCTGGATCAGGTGGAGCAGAGTCTGGAACGGGTTGAGGCTTGGGGGTATCCCTTTCCCAAGGATGAAGCGGGAAATCCGCTGCGGACCCATCTCCACGGCCCGGAGTATATGAAGATTATGCGGCGGGTAGTCCGTAAGGCGGGAGTGAAGATCTGGGATCAGTCTCCCGCTTTGGAACTGCTGCATGATGAACATGGCGTGGGCGGCGCGCGGGGGATCAACCGCCTGACCGGCGAAGCCTGGGAGGTACGGGCGAACGCCGTGGTGATGGCTACCGGCGGCTGCGCCTTTCTCAGCAAAGGTCTGGGCTGCAACGTGCTCACAGGCGAGGGGCTGCTGATGTCGGCCGAAGCCGGTGCCGATCTGTCGGGCATGGAATTCAGCCGGCAGTATGCGCCAAGCTTTGAAGGCGGAACGGTGACGCGCGGGCGGATGCTGGCTTGGGCGACGTTCTATGATGCGGCGGGCAAGCCGCTGCACCAGGGCGACCGCAATTTTGGCAGCATCCCGGAACTGATGCAGAAAGGTCCGGTCTATGCTTCGCTGGATTTGGCCGACACAGCGGAGAAACGCGAATTTCTGCGCCGTGCCCACCCGATCTTCTTCATGCCGCTGGAGCGGGCGGGGATTGATCCGTTCAAGGATAAATTCCCGCTCACGCTCCGTTATGAAGGCACGATGCGCGGTACGGGCGGCCTGCGCCTGACGGGGACCGACTGTGCGACTACGGTACCCGGCCTGTATGCGGCCGGGGATGCCGCATCCCGCGAGAAGGTAACCGGCGCCATTTCCGGCGGCGGGGCCTACAACGCTTCCTGGGCCATATGCAGCGGAAGCTGGGCCGGCCAGGGAGCCGCGCGGCATGCGCTGTCCCAGCCGCGGCAGGCGGACACCCGGCAGCTTACCGCGGCAGGCCGCTATGGTCTGCCGGCCGGCGCCGATGCGCCGGAAACGCTGGAGGCAAGGCCGCTGATCGCAGCCGTCCAGCGTGAAATTCTGCCGCTGCAGATTAACTATTTCCGCAGCGAACCTGTCGTTGCCGCAGCCTTGAAGCGGCTGGACAGCCTGATGCCCTATTTGGCCGGGCGGCCTCCCGCCACGGTGCAGGGCATAGTGCAGTCGCGGGAAGCAGCCGCCATGCTGAATGTCGGCCGCTGGATATACACCGCTGCGCTGGCCCGCAAGGAAAGCCGGGGCCTCCAGCGGCTGGCTGAATATCCGGAGCTGGATATCCGCCAGACCCACCGGCTGATTCTGTCCGGCATAGACCGAATCGGCATCAGTACGGAAAGAGTGCCGCATGCCCATGAGCTGAATGTGCGCAGAGAGGGGCAGGCGATATGA
- a CDS encoding alpha/beta hydrolase family protein — protein MGKETLTIERFKLPLDNGLYLEGEVRVPPGELLKPVVLISHGFRGHKDWAFWPEISGRLAESGFYTVSFNFSRIAARSATGLGPQELAETATLSRELEDLEQVLRSLQDGRLPLAEQANLKRLALLGHSRAGGGNIVFAAEHPEVQALVVWNGGSAPPRSQADGGPALTPQDYAVQEDVERNKGRFNLEEALRLLPATVLIIQGDQDRESLLQQNAGFRDQAPQHRYYSVRGADHSFNTVDPYEGPTPELNEAVAVTLGFLHEQLG, from the coding sequence ATGGGAAAGGAAACTTTGACGATTGAACGTTTCAAGCTGCCGCTGGATAACGGACTTTATCTGGAGGGCGAAGTAAGGGTTCCTCCCGGCGAGTTATTGAAGCCTGTTGTCCTGATCAGTCACGGCTTCCGGGGTCATAAGGACTGGGCATTCTGGCCGGAGATTTCCGGCAGGCTTGCGGAAAGCGGCTTCTACACCGTCAGCTTCAACTTCTCGCGTATTGCTGCCCGCAGCGCAACAGGGCTCGGACCGCAAGAACTCGCGGAAACAGCTACGCTGAGCCGGGAACTGGAAGACCTGGAGCAGGTGCTGCGCAGTCTGCAGGACGGCAGACTGCCGCTGGCGGAGCAGGCCAACCTTAAGCGGCTGGCCCTTCTCGGGCACAGCCGTGCGGGCGGCGGAAATATTGTGTTCGCTGCCGAGCATCCGGAAGTGCAGGCGCTGGTGGTCTGGAACGGCGGTTCTGCACCACCCCGTTCTCAGGCTGACGGGGGGCCGGCATTGACTCCACAGGACTATGCCGTTCAGGAAGATGTGGAGCGGAATAAGGGACGTTTTAATTTGGAGGAGGCTCTAAGGTTGCTACCTGCTACTGTGCTGATCATCCAGGGCGACCAGGACAGGGAATCGCTGCTGCAGCAGAATGCAGGTTTCCGGGACCAGGCACCGCAGCACCGTTATTATTCGGTAAGAGGTGCTGACCACAGCTTCAACACCGTAGATCCTTACGAAGGCCCGACCCCGGAGTTGAATGAGGCCGTGGCGGTGACACTGGGATTTTTGCATGAACAACTGGGCTAG